One part of the Mycolicibacterium aromaticivorans JS19b1 = JCM 16368 genome encodes these proteins:
- a CDS encoding branched-chain amino acid ABC transporter permease, translated as MSEQTPGKWSGRLLAPGDGLRGWWSGLSRVQKWGFGILGFALLALSPLHPPPFFDTPGISFGGTMAQFAMVAIIAIGLNVVVGQAGLLDLGYVGFYAVGAYTVALLTSPDSPWNQISGSGAFSENWAWLSCVPLAMAFTALAGLILGIPTLRLRGDYLAIVTLGFGEIIRLLADNLSGITNGSRGLNGVAYPRVGETDKLPDGVFSSGNSTGHANYGTWWFWLGLILIVAILLLVGNLERSRVGRAWVAIREDEDAAEVMGVNTFRFKLWAFVIGAAIGGLSGALYAGQVQYVAPPTFNIINSMLFLCAVVLGGQGNKLGVIFGAFVIVYLPNRLLGVHFLGINLGDLKYLFFGLALVVLMIFRPQGLFPVRQQLLTYGKRARYLLRSADESKSAA; from the coding sequence ATGAGCGAGCAGACGCCAGGGAAGTGGTCGGGCCGGCTGCTCGCCCCCGGCGACGGTCTGCGCGGCTGGTGGTCGGGCCTGAGCCGGGTGCAGAAGTGGGGCTTCGGAATTCTGGGTTTCGCGCTGCTGGCGTTGTCACCGCTGCATCCGCCGCCGTTCTTCGATACGCCCGGAATCAGCTTCGGCGGCACCATGGCACAGTTCGCCATGGTGGCGATCATCGCGATCGGCCTCAACGTCGTCGTAGGCCAGGCCGGGCTGCTGGATCTGGGTTACGTCGGCTTCTACGCCGTCGGCGCCTACACCGTCGCCCTGCTCACCAGTCCGGACAGCCCCTGGAACCAGATAAGCGGCAGCGGGGCGTTCAGCGAGAACTGGGCGTGGCTGTCGTGCGTTCCGCTCGCGATGGCCTTTACCGCGCTGGCCGGCTTGATACTGGGCATTCCGACGCTGCGGCTGCGCGGCGACTATCTGGCCATCGTCACATTGGGTTTCGGCGAGATCATTCGGTTGCTCGCCGACAACCTGTCCGGGATCACCAACGGTTCCCGCGGCCTCAACGGGGTCGCTTACCCGAGGGTCGGTGAGACCGACAAACTGCCCGACGGGGTGTTCTCGAGCGGTAACTCCACTGGCCATGCGAACTACGGCACCTGGTGGTTCTGGCTGGGATTGATCCTGATCGTCGCAATTCTGCTGCTGGTCGGCAACCTGGAACGCAGCCGGGTCGGCCGGGCCTGGGTGGCGATCCGCGAGGACGAGGACGCCGCGGAAGTGATGGGCGTCAACACGTTCCGGTTCAAACTGTGGGCATTCGTGATCGGCGCCGCGATCGGTGGACTGTCCGGGGCGCTGTACGCCGGACAGGTGCAATACGTCGCGCCGCCCACATTCAACATCATCAACTCGATGCTGTTCCTGTGCGCGGTGGTGCTGGGCGGGCAGGGCAACAAGCTCGGCGTCATCTTCGGGGCGTTCGTCATCGTGTACCTGCCGAACCGCCTGCTCGGCGTGCACTTCCTGGGCATCAACCTCGGCGACCTGAAGTACTTGTTCTTCGGCCTGGCGCTGGTGGTGCTGATGATCTTCCGCCCGCAGGGACTGTTCCCGGTTCGCCAGCAACTGCTCACCTACGGCAAACGCGCCCGCTATCTGTTGCGCAGCGCCGACGAGTCGAAGTCGGCCGCATGA
- a CDS encoding ABC transporter ATP-binding protein, protein MTHAARGPTQDDPDTPIDESLAVFTRDTDVAEGETLLETQDLTVKFGGLTALDSVSFEIKRGEILGLIGPNGAGKTTCFNAITGVYRPSSGSVTFDGAPLGRIKRHQITRRGIARTFQNIRLWGEMTALENVVVGTDARHKTSVPGALVRTPRHRREERSAIEKASALLQFVGIAHRGEEKAKNLPYGDQRRLEIARALATEPKLLCLDEPAAGFNPSEKAALIELIRAIRDDGYTVLLIEHDMRLVMGVTDRIVVLEFGRKIADGLPAEIRDDPAVIAAYLGVPDDQL, encoded by the coding sequence ATGACGCACGCCGCCCGCGGTCCCACTCAAGACGATCCGGACACCCCGATCGACGAGAGTCTGGCCGTCTTCACCCGTGACACCGATGTCGCCGAGGGCGAAACTCTGCTGGAAACACAGGATCTCACCGTGAAGTTCGGTGGCCTGACGGCGCTGGATTCGGTGAGCTTCGAGATCAAGCGGGGCGAGATCCTCGGCCTGATCGGGCCGAACGGCGCGGGCAAGACCACCTGCTTCAACGCGATCACCGGTGTGTACCGACCGAGTTCGGGATCGGTGACCTTCGACGGGGCGCCGCTGGGCCGGATCAAGCGGCACCAGATCACCCGACGAGGGATCGCACGGACCTTCCAGAACATCCGGCTGTGGGGCGAGATGACCGCGTTGGAGAATGTGGTGGTGGGCACCGACGCGCGGCACAAGACGTCGGTGCCCGGCGCGTTGGTGCGTACGCCTCGGCACCGCCGCGAAGAGCGTTCGGCCATCGAAAAGGCATCTGCTCTGCTGCAATTCGTTGGCATCGCGCATCGCGGCGAGGAGAAGGCCAAGAACCTGCCATACGGTGACCAGCGCCGGTTGGAGATCGCCCGGGCACTGGCCACCGAGCCGAAACTGCTGTGCCTCGACGAGCCGGCGGCCGGCTTCAATCCCAGCGAGAAAGCCGCGCTGATCGAATTGATCCGGGCCATCCGCGACGACGGCTACACCGTGTTGCTCATCGAGCACGACATGCGACTGGTCATGGGTGTCACCGACCGGATCGTGGTGCTGGAGTTCGGCCGCAAGATCGCCGACGGTCTGCCGGCCGAGATCCGCGACGACCCGGCCGTGATCGCCGCTTATCTGGGGGTACCCGATGACCAGCTCTGA
- a CDS encoding ABC transporter ATP-binding protein, translating into MTSSDNAPLLEVRDAVVHYGRIEALHGVSLEVRQGELVTLLGSNGAGKTTMMRAISGLRPLSSGSVWFEGRNISRVKAHQRAIDGLIQAPEGRGVFPGMTVTENLEMGCYGRKFDSKTEHRERLDWVFETFPRLAERRTQVGGTLSGGEQQMLAIGRALMARPRVLLLDEPSMGLAPMIISQIFKIISEINAQGTTVLLVEQNAQQALTRSDRAYILETGTITRSGVARELLADDSIRAAYLGVA; encoded by the coding sequence ATGACCAGCTCTGACAACGCACCACTGCTCGAGGTTCGCGACGCTGTCGTTCACTACGGCAGGATCGAAGCGCTGCACGGGGTTTCACTCGAAGTGCGGCAGGGTGAGCTGGTGACGCTGTTGGGCTCCAACGGCGCCGGTAAGACCACGATGATGCGCGCGATCTCCGGCCTGCGGCCGTTGTCGTCGGGATCGGTGTGGTTCGAGGGCCGCAACATCAGCCGGGTCAAAGCCCATCAGCGCGCCATCGACGGACTCATCCAGGCTCCCGAGGGTCGCGGCGTCTTTCCCGGCATGACCGTGACCGAGAACCTCGAAATGGGCTGCTACGGACGCAAGTTCGACAGCAAGACCGAGCACCGTGAGCGCCTGGATTGGGTGTTCGAAACCTTCCCGAGGCTCGCCGAGCGCCGTACTCAGGTCGGCGGCACCTTGTCCGGTGGAGAGCAGCAGATGCTGGCGATCGGGCGCGCGCTGATGGCCCGCCCACGGGTGCTGCTGCTCGACGAGCCGTCGATGGGCTTGGCGCCCATGATCATTTCGCAGATCTTCAAGATCATCTCCGAGATCAACGCGCAGGGCACCACCGTCCTGCTGGTGGAGCAGAACGCCCAGCAGGCGCTGACCCGCTCCGACCGCGCCTACATCTTGGAGACCGGAACGATCACCCGCAGCGGGGTGGCCCGAGAGTTGTTGGCCGACGACAGCATTCGCGCGGCCTACCTCGGCGTGGCGTAG
- the map gene encoding type I methionyl aminopeptidase — MIELKTAKEIDKMAVTGDFVARTLAALAHDAEPGVNLMQLEHRARALIDERGATSCYWDYSPSFGRGPFRNVICLSVNDAVLHGLPWDYVLRDGDLLKLDFAVSIDGWVADSAITVVVGDTSDAADTALVDSTRRALAAGIAAAVPGGRLGDISAAIGDVAAAAGYAVNTDFGGHGLGRTMHEDPHVPNRGKRGRGMVLKPGLTLALEPWWGRGANQLVVDPDGWTLRAADGSNTAHSEHTIAITEHGPRVLTLVG, encoded by the coding sequence ATGATCGAACTCAAAACCGCCAAAGAAATCGACAAGATGGCCGTCACCGGCGATTTCGTCGCGCGCACACTGGCCGCGCTGGCGCACGACGCCGAGCCGGGCGTGAACCTGATGCAGCTCGAACACCGCGCGAGGGCGCTGATCGACGAGCGCGGCGCGACATCCTGCTACTGGGACTACTCGCCGTCGTTCGGCCGCGGCCCCTTCCGCAATGTCATCTGCCTCTCGGTCAATGATGCTGTGCTGCATGGTCTTCCGTGGGACTACGTGTTGCGCGACGGCGATCTGCTGAAGCTGGACTTCGCCGTCTCGATCGACGGATGGGTGGCGGACTCCGCGATCACGGTGGTGGTCGGCGACACCTCGGACGCCGCGGACACCGCGCTGGTCGACTCCACGCGCCGCGCCCTGGCCGCCGGCATCGCGGCCGCGGTCCCGGGCGGACGGCTCGGCGACATCTCGGCGGCCATCGGCGACGTGGCCGCCGCCGCGGGGTACGCCGTCAACACCGACTTCGGCGGTCACGGGCTGGGCCGCACCATGCATGAGGACCCGCACGTGCCGAACAGAGGCAAGCGCGGTCGCGGCATGGTCCTCAAACCCGGCCTGACGCTGGCGCTGGAGCCGTGGTGGGGACGCGGAGCCAACCAGCTGGTCGTCGATCCGGACGGTTGGACACTGCGCGCGGCCGACGGATCCAACACCGCCCATTCCGAGCACACCATCGCGATCACCGAGCACGGTCCGCGCGTGCTCACTCTGGTCGGGTAG
- a CDS encoding helix-turn-helix domain-containing protein, with the protein MVRVPLTPEQIRAGQRLGALIRTARAGRSPELVANDAGISPETLRKIEVGRLPSPSFGTVVSLCEALGLPLQDAVDVWRDDDAAQASRRETA; encoded by the coding sequence ATGGTGCGTGTGCCGCTGACCCCCGAACAGATTCGAGCCGGACAGCGCCTCGGCGCGTTGATCAGGACGGCCCGGGCCGGCCGTTCACCCGAGCTCGTCGCCAACGATGCGGGCATCTCGCCAGAGACGCTGCGCAAGATCGAAGTCGGCAGGCTGCCCAGCCCGAGTTTTGGCACCGTCGTAAGCCTGTGCGAGGCACTGGGTTTGCCGTTGCAGGACGCCGTCGACGTATGGCGGGACGACGATGCGGCGCAGGCTAGTCGACGCGAAACCGCTTGA
- a CDS encoding DUF167 domain-containing protein, whose protein sequence is MSRTVVVTVKPGSRKGPLVETADDGSLTIFVREPANEGKATEAAARLLAEHLGVARSAVTLTAGATSRVKRFRVD, encoded by the coding sequence GTGAGCCGGACCGTCGTCGTCACCGTCAAGCCGGGCAGCCGCAAGGGGCCGCTGGTCGAGACTGCCGACGACGGCTCGCTGACGATCTTCGTACGTGAGCCGGCCAATGAGGGCAAAGCCACCGAGGCCGCGGCTCGGCTGCTCGCGGAGCACCTGGGGGTGGCGCGCAGCGCCGTGACGTTGACGGCCGGAGCGACGTCTCGGGTCAAGCGGTTTCGCGTCGACTAG
- a CDS encoding lipid-transfer protein, which produces MTAEPVYILGAGMHPWGKWGRDFTEYGVVAARAALAEAGLDWRQIQLVAGADTIRNGYPGFVAGATFAQKLGWNGIPVTSSYAACASGSQALQSARAQILAGFCDVALVIGADTTPKGFFAPVGGERRNDPDWQRFHLIGATNTVYFALLARRRMDLYGATLEDFAQVKVKNAQHGLNNPYARYRKEASVEDVLASPVVSDPLRLLDICATSDGAAAVVVASKAFAEKHLGSVQGVPSVRAVSLQSPQYPQHLPELPDIATDSTAVVPGPDRVFKDQILDAAYAEAGIGPEDLSLAEVYDLSTALELDWYEHLGLCAKGEAEQLLRSGATTIGGRIPVNASGGLASFGEAIPAQAIAQVCELTWQLKGQATGRQVEGAKVGVTANQGLFGHGSSVVVAR; this is translated from the coding sequence ATGACCGCTGAGCCCGTCTACATCCTCGGCGCAGGCATGCACCCCTGGGGCAAGTGGGGCCGCGACTTCACCGAGTACGGCGTCGTCGCCGCCCGCGCCGCGCTGGCCGAAGCCGGCCTGGACTGGCGCCAGATCCAGTTGGTGGCCGGCGCCGACACCATCCGCAACGGCTACCCCGGCTTCGTGGCCGGTGCGACGTTCGCGCAGAAACTCGGCTGGAACGGCATCCCGGTCACCTCGAGCTATGCGGCCTGCGCGAGCGGCTCGCAGGCCCTGCAGAGCGCGCGGGCGCAGATCCTGGCCGGCTTCTGCGACGTGGCACTGGTCATCGGCGCGGACACCACCCCGAAGGGCTTTTTCGCCCCGGTCGGCGGGGAACGCCGCAACGATCCCGACTGGCAGCGCTTCCACCTGATCGGCGCCACCAATACGGTGTACTTCGCGCTGCTGGCGCGCCGCCGGATGGACCTTTACGGGGCCACCCTCGAGGACTTCGCTCAGGTGAAGGTCAAGAATGCGCAGCACGGGTTGAACAACCCGTACGCCCGCTACCGCAAGGAGGCCAGCGTCGAGGACGTGCTTGCCAGCCCGGTGGTCTCCGATCCCCTTCGGCTGCTTGACATCTGCGCGACCTCCGATGGCGCGGCCGCGGTGGTCGTGGCCAGCAAGGCGTTCGCCGAGAAGCATCTCGGCTCGGTACAAGGCGTGCCGTCGGTACGCGCGGTGAGCCTGCAGAGCCCGCAATATCCGCAGCACCTGCCCGAATTGCCGGACATCGCAACCGATTCCACCGCCGTGGTGCCAGGACCGGACCGGGTGTTCAAGGATCAGATCCTCGACGCCGCCTACGCCGAGGCCGGGATCGGCCCCGAGGACCTGTCGCTGGCCGAAGTCTATGACCTGTCCACCGCGCTGGAACTCGACTGGTACGAGCATCTGGGCTTGTGCGCCAAGGGCGAAGCCGAACAGCTGCTCCGCAGCGGCGCCACCACGATCGGCGGCCGGATTCCGGTCAACGCCTCCGGCGGGCTGGCCAGCTTCGGCGAGGCCATCCCCGCCCAGGCGATCGCCCAGGTCTGCGAACTCACCTGGCAACTCAAGGGTCAGGCCACCGGACGTCAGGTCGAGGGCGCCAAGGTCGGCGTGACCGCCAACCAGGGCCTGTTCGGTCACGGCTCGTCGGTGGTCGTCGCGCGCTAG
- a CDS encoding Zn-ribbon domain-containing OB-fold protein gives MPASPDAPTQLPAIDGWWDHDDAGVPHLIGGKCPQCGTYVFPPRANNCPNPACDSDVLDAVALSRRGTVWSYTENRYAPPPPYPSPDPFEPFAVAAVELADEGLIVLGKVAEGTLAADLKVGMEVELTTMTLYTDDDGTERVTYAWEIAK, from the coding sequence GTGCCAGCTTCTCCAGACGCCCCCACGCAACTACCGGCGATCGATGGTTGGTGGGACCACGACGACGCCGGTGTGCCGCATCTGATCGGCGGCAAGTGTCCTCAGTGCGGGACATACGTGTTCCCGCCGCGGGCCAACAACTGCCCCAACCCGGCGTGTGACAGCGATGTCCTCGACGCCGTCGCGCTCTCGCGGCGCGGCACGGTGTGGAGCTATACCGAGAACCGCTACGCACCTCCCCCGCCGTATCCGTCGCCGGACCCGTTCGAACCGTTCGCGGTCGCCGCTGTCGAGCTCGCCGACGAGGGCCTGATCGTGCTGGGCAAGGTCGCCGAAGGCACGCTGGCCGCTGATTTGAAGGTCGGTATGGAGGTGGAGCTGACCACCATGACGCTCTACACCGACGACGACGGCACCGAGCGCGTCACCTACGCATGGGAGATCGCCAAATGA
- the polA gene encoding DNA polymerase I has product MTASATDQKPTLLLLDGNSLAFRAFYALPAENFKTKNGLTTNAVYGFTAMLINLLRDEAPTHVAAAFDVSRQTFRKEKYPEYKEGRSATPDEFRGQIEITKEVLNALGITVLAEPGFEADDIIATLATQAEQEDYRVLVVTGDRDALQLVSPDVTVLYPRKGVSDLTRFTPEAVVEKYGLTPTQYPDFAALRGDPSDNLPGIPGVGEKTAAKWIVEYGSLQGLVDNVDSVRGKVGDALRENLSSVILNRELTDLVKEVPLAQTPDTLRVQPWDRDQIHRLFDDLEFRVLRDRLFDTLAAVEPEVDEGFDVRGGQLEPGTVAAWLDEHARTGARSGVAVVGTHRVYDGDATAVAIATADGDGAYIDTAGLTPDDEAALGAWLADESAPKVLHEAKIAMHDLAGRGWQLAGVTSDTALAAYLVRPGQRSFALDDLSLRYLRRELRADNPEQQQLSLLDDSEGVDDQAVQTLILRARAVADLADALDEELERIDSSSLLGQMELPVQAVLAGLENVGIAVDLDKLNTLEREFAEQIRQAADAAYEVIGKQINLGSPKQLQVVLFDELGMPKTKRTKTGYTTDADALQSLFDKTGHPFLEHLLAHRDATRLKVTVDGLLKSVAADGRIHTTFNQTIAATGRLSSTEPNLQNIPIRTDAGRRIRDAFIVGSGGGSAFSELMTADYSQIEMRIMAHLSKDEGLIEAFRTGEDLHSFVASRAFDVPIDEVNAELRRRVKAMSYGLAYGLSAYGLSAQLKISTEEAKVQMEQYFNRFGGIRDYLRDIVDQARKDGYTSTVFGRRRYLPELDSSNRQVREAAERAALNAPIQGSAADLIKVAMINVDSAIKERGLASRMLLQVHDELLFEVADGERDTLDELVRDKMGSAYPLEVPLEVSVGYGRSWDAAAH; this is encoded by the coding sequence GTGACGGCGAGCGCTACGGACCAGAAACCGACCCTGCTGCTGCTGGATGGCAATTCGCTCGCGTTCCGGGCGTTCTATGCGCTGCCCGCCGAGAACTTCAAGACCAAGAACGGGCTGACCACCAACGCGGTCTATGGCTTCACCGCCATGCTGATCAACCTGCTGCGTGACGAGGCGCCCACCCACGTGGCCGCCGCCTTCGACGTCTCCCGGCAGACCTTCCGCAAGGAGAAGTACCCGGAGTATAAAGAGGGCCGCTCGGCAACGCCGGACGAGTTCCGCGGCCAGATCGAGATCACCAAAGAAGTGCTCAACGCACTCGGGATCACCGTTCTGGCCGAGCCCGGCTTCGAGGCCGACGACATCATCGCCACGCTGGCCACCCAGGCCGAGCAGGAGGACTACCGGGTGCTGGTGGTCACCGGCGACCGGGACGCGCTGCAACTGGTCAGCCCGGACGTCACGGTGCTCTACCCGCGCAAGGGCGTGAGCGACCTCACCCGGTTCACCCCCGAGGCGGTCGTGGAGAAGTACGGCCTGACCCCGACGCAGTACCCCGACTTCGCGGCGTTGCGCGGCGACCCGAGCGACAACCTGCCGGGCATCCCGGGGGTGGGCGAGAAAACCGCCGCCAAATGGATCGTCGAATACGGCTCGCTGCAGGGCTTGGTCGACAACGTCGACTCGGTGCGCGGCAAAGTCGGAGATGCGTTGCGCGAGAACCTGTCCAGCGTCATCCTCAACCGGGAACTCACCGACCTGGTCAAGGAGGTTCCGCTGGCGCAGACCCCCGACACGCTGCGGGTGCAGCCGTGGGACCGCGACCAGATCCACCGTCTTTTTGACGACCTCGAATTCCGGGTCTTGCGCGATCGGCTGTTCGACACGCTGGCCGCCGTCGAACCCGAGGTCGACGAGGGCTTTGACGTCCGCGGTGGGCAACTCGAACCCGGCACGGTGGCGGCGTGGCTGGACGAGCACGCCCGCACCGGCGCCCGGTCCGGTGTCGCGGTCGTCGGCACCCACCGGGTGTACGACGGTGATGCCACCGCTGTGGCGATCGCCACCGCCGACGGCGACGGCGCCTACATCGACACCGCCGGTCTGACGCCCGACGACGAGGCCGCGCTGGGGGCGTGGCTGGCCGACGAGAGCGCGCCGAAGGTGTTGCACGAAGCCAAGATTGCAATGCATGACTTGGCCGGCCGGGGCTGGCAGCTGGCCGGTGTCACTTCCGATACCGCGCTGGCGGCGTATCTGGTGCGGCCCGGGCAGCGCAGTTTCGCCCTCGACGACCTGTCGCTGCGTTACCTGCGTCGCGAGCTGCGTGCCGACAACCCTGAGCAGCAACAGCTTTCGCTCCTCGACGACAGTGAAGGCGTGGACGATCAGGCGGTGCAGACGCTCATCCTGCGCGCCCGCGCGGTCGCCGACCTGGCCGACGCACTGGATGAGGAGCTGGAGCGCATCGACTCGTCGTCACTGCTGGGCCAGATGGAGCTGCCGGTGCAGGCTGTGCTGGCCGGGTTGGAGAATGTCGGCATCGCCGTCGATTTGGACAAGCTGAACACTCTGGAGCGGGAGTTCGCCGAGCAGATTCGGCAAGCCGCCGACGCGGCGTACGAGGTGATCGGTAAACAGATCAACCTGGGTTCGCCCAAGCAGCTGCAGGTTGTGCTGTTCGACGAGCTCGGCATGCCGAAGACCAAGCGCACCAAGACCGGCTACACCACCGACGCCGACGCGCTGCAGTCCCTGTTCGACAAGACCGGACACCCATTCCTCGAGCATCTGCTGGCGCACCGCGACGCCACCCGGCTCAAGGTCACGGTCGACGGGCTGCTCAAGTCGGTGGCCGCCGATGGGCGCATCCACACCACGTTCAACCAGACCATCGCCGCGACCGGGCGGCTGTCGTCGACCGAGCCCAACCTGCAGAACATCCCGATCCGCACCGACGCCGGGCGCCGGATCCGCGACGCGTTCATCGTCGGATCGGGCGGTGGCTCGGCATTCAGCGAGTTGATGACCGCCGACTACAGCCAGATCGAGATGCGGATCATGGCGCACCTGTCCAAGGACGAAGGCCTGATCGAGGCGTTCCGGACCGGGGAGGACCTGCACTCGTTCGTGGCGTCGCGCGCGTTCGACGTCCCCATCGACGAGGTCAACGCCGAACTGCGGCGCCGCGTCAAGGCGATGTCGTACGGCCTGGCCTACGGGCTCAGCGCCTACGGTTTGTCGGCGCAGCTGAAGATCTCGACCGAAGAAGCCAAGGTCCAGATGGAGCAGTACTTCAACCGGTTCGGCGGCATCCGGGACTACCTGCGCGACATCGTCGACCAAGCCCGTAAAGACGGATACACCTCGACCGTGTTCGGCCGCCGGCGTTACCTGCCGGAGCTGGACAGCAGCAACCGGCAGGTGCGCGAGGCCGCCGAACGCGCCGCGCTCAACGCACCCATCCAGGGCAGCGCCGCCGACCTGATCAAGGTGGCGATGATCAACGTCGACTCGGCGATCAAGGAGCGTGGACTGGCATCGCGCATGCTCCTGCAGGTGCACGACGAGCTGCTGTTCGAAGTCGCGGACGGCGAACGTGACACCCTCGACGAGCTGGTGCGCGACAAGATGGGGAGCGCGTACCCGCTGGAAGTTCCGTTGGAGGTGTCGGTGGGTTACGGCCGAAGCTGGGACGCCGCCGCGCACTGA
- a CDS encoding trimeric intracellular cation channel family protein codes for MIQHILEYAGIAVLAASGAVVGVRKGFDLFGIAVLAVLTGIGGNVMRDVLLGAFPPASLQHWAPVTVCFVAAVLTTAFAKLVIKLSQLVLVLDAIGMGFFATTGAAISVDHGASYFAAALLGMVSAIAGTIMRDIVAREVPMVMGPDDMYAAPAMLGAVVYVAIDSVGSQWLGVAVGSIVATLLRLAAITFHWRLPTGPRELHVNPATVEDRQCAAASQLRP; via the coding sequence ATGATCCAGCACATCCTGGAATACGCGGGGATCGCAGTCCTCGCCGCATCCGGTGCGGTGGTCGGTGTCCGCAAGGGGTTCGACCTGTTCGGCATCGCCGTCCTGGCCGTCTTGACCGGCATCGGGGGGAATGTGATGCGCGACGTGCTACTGGGCGCGTTCCCGCCGGCGTCGCTGCAGCACTGGGCTCCTGTCACGGTGTGTTTCGTGGCTGCGGTGCTGACCACGGCTTTCGCCAAGCTGGTGATCAAGTTGAGCCAACTCGTGCTGGTGCTCGACGCCATCGGCATGGGATTTTTCGCGACCACCGGCGCGGCGATATCGGTCGATCACGGCGCCAGCTATTTCGCCGCCGCACTGCTGGGCATGGTGTCCGCGATCGCCGGCACCATCATGCGTGACATCGTCGCGCGGGAGGTCCCGATGGTGATGGGTCCCGACGACATGTATGCGGCGCCGGCCATGCTGGGCGCAGTTGTCTACGTCGCGATCGATTCGGTCGGCTCGCAGTGGTTGGGGGTGGCCGTCGGGTCGATCGTGGCCACCCTGTTGCGGCTGGCGGCGATCACGTTCCACTGGCGGCTACCGACGGGGCCTCGCGAGTTGCACGTCAACCCCGCCACCGTCGAGGACCGTCAGTGCGCGGCGGCGTCCCAGCTTCGGCCGTAA
- a CDS encoding PrsW family intramembrane metalloprotease has translation MSYPFPPPLPRPVRKVGAPLAVIIILGTVAGLILTLLTAVNPAGTVIGFILATTATTLVVLSYLWLDRWEPEPPRLLVFAFVWGASVAVVVSVGLEVVFDAAVNTGGSDSSPFTIAVGAPLIEEAAKGAFLLLMMTGVRRAELNSLTDCLVYAGMTAIGFAWLENIFYIADGGSLGDSLLTAGLRLVMGPFAHPLFTTFTAIGVHFALQQRNWFAKAGCVTLGYLAAVVMHGLWNGSSLAGPGAYFGLYVVWMMPMFFLAVMLAVRSRRGEQRVVAEKLPGMVAAGLLTPAEAGWLGSIRTRKEAVAAATRFGGRPAGRGVKKFAVQVVELAFVRDRIDRGFGDARVFALLQLEVDGVVAARAAAGPVLHWLSPQPFSAGS, from the coding sequence GTGTCCTACCCCTTCCCGCCACCGTTGCCCCGGCCGGTCCGCAAGGTCGGCGCCCCGCTGGCGGTGATCATCATTCTCGGCACCGTCGCCGGGTTGATCTTGACCCTGCTGACCGCGGTGAATCCGGCAGGCACCGTGATCGGTTTCATCCTGGCCACCACAGCGACGACGCTGGTGGTGCTGTCGTATCTGTGGCTGGACCGATGGGAACCGGAGCCGCCGCGGCTGCTCGTGTTCGCCTTCGTCTGGGGCGCCTCGGTGGCCGTTGTGGTGTCAGTGGGCCTCGAGGTGGTCTTCGACGCCGCGGTGAACACCGGCGGTTCGGATTCCAGCCCCTTCACCATCGCGGTCGGCGCTCCGCTGATCGAGGAAGCAGCCAAGGGCGCGTTCCTGCTGTTGATGATGACGGGTGTGCGCCGTGCCGAGCTGAACTCGCTGACCGACTGTTTGGTCTATGCGGGAATGACGGCGATCGGCTTCGCCTGGCTGGAGAACATCTTCTACATCGCCGACGGCGGCTCGCTGGGCGACTCTCTGCTGACGGCGGGATTGCGTCTGGTGATGGGCCCGTTCGCCCATCCGCTGTTCACGACTTTCACCGCGATCGGCGTGCATTTCGCTCTGCAGCAACGCAATTGGTTTGCCAAGGCGGGGTGTGTGACGCTCGGGTACCTGGCCGCAGTGGTGATGCACGGGTTGTGGAACGGGTCTTCTCTGGCCGGTCCGGGCGCGTACTTCGGCTTGTACGTGGTGTGGATGATGCCGATGTTCTTCTTGGCGGTCATGCTGGCCGTACGCAGTCGCCGCGGCGAACAACGCGTCGTCGCCGAGAAGCTGCCGGGCATGGTCGCCGCAGGCCTGCTGACCCCGGCCGAGGCCGGCTGGCTGGGGTCGATCCGCACCCGCAAGGAGGCGGTGGCCGCCGCCACCCGCTTCGGTGGGCGCCCGGCCGGTCGCGGCGTCAAGAAATTTGCAGTCCAAGTTGTCGAGCTGGCATTCGTCCGTGACCGCATAGACCGCGGTTTCGGCGATGCCAGGGTGTTCGCGCTACTGCAGCTGGAGGTCGACGGCGTGGTCGCTGCCCGCGCCGCCGCCGGCCCGGTGCTGCACTGGCTGAGTCCGCAGCCCTTTTCAGCCGGTTCCTAG